Proteins co-encoded in one Dryobates pubescens isolate bDryPub1 chromosome 4, bDryPub1.pri, whole genome shotgun sequence genomic window:
- the MRM2 gene encoding rRNA methyltransferase 2, mitochondrial, with amino-acid sequence MAGWGGRCVSGADEESSASAGPALTRAGGRITFPVCLGSCQGLVSKCLHTTVRCLKKTGTEHRWLQRHLKDPFVKAGKQQHYRCRSAFKLLEIDDKFHILRPGFSVLDCGAAPGAWSQVAVERVNALGTDPAVPTGFILGVDLLRISPLDGAVFLSKADIADPATLRTIQSLLPAEKVDVILSDMAPNATGIKDLDHQKVISLCLGLLNLSQSILKPKGTMLCKFWDGHESRLLENRLKEHFQDVRTIKPQASRKDSAESYYLARLYKGR; translated from the exons AtggcggggtgggggggcaggTGCGTGTCAGGGGCTGATGAGGAGAGCTCGGCTTCGGCGGGTCCTGCCCTGACCCGAGCCGGGGGGCG GATCACCTTCCCTGTCTGTCTGGGCAGCTGTCAGGGTTTGGTGAGCAAGTGTCTCCACACGACTGTGAGGTGTCTGAAGAAAACTGGAACTGAGCACCGGTGGTTGCAGCGGCACCTGAAGGATCCCTTTGTcaaggcaggaaagcagcagcactacCGTTGCCGGAGTGCCTTCAAGTTGCTGGAGATTGATGACAAGTTTCATATTCTTCGTCCAGGATTTTCTGTTCTTGACTGTGGAGCTGCACCAGGTGCTTGGAGCCAGGTTGCTGTAGAGAGGGTCAACGCCTTGGGTACTG atcctgctgtccccactgGCTTCATCCTTGGCGTCGACCTCCTGCGGATTTCTCCTCTGGACGGAGCCGTCTTCCTGTCAAAGGCTGACATTGCAGACCCAGCCACACTGAGGACAATTCAGAgcctgcttcctgcagagaaGGTGGACGTTATCTTGAGTGACATGGCACCTAATGCCACAGGCATTAAAGATCTGGATCATCAGAAGGTGATCAGTCTATGTTTAGGCCTCCTGAATCTGTCCCAAAGTATTTTAAAGCCAAAAGGAACAATGCTCTGCAAATTCTGGGATGGACATGAGTCCCGTCTGCTGGAAAACCGGCTGAAGGAGCACTTCCAAGATGTGAGAACTATAAAGCCTCAGGCCAGCCGCAAGGACTCTGCTGAATCCTATTATTTGGCAAGACTGTACAAGGGAAGGTGA